The following is a genomic window from Halichoerus grypus chromosome 13, mHalGry1.hap1.1, whole genome shotgun sequence.
ctcatctgtgaaatggaggagAACCTACCTTGTGTAGATTCGGTGGGCAAGGCATTAACCCTGGTGTAGAGCAAGCTTGGTGCAGTTTACTATTCATATTAATCCATCAAACACTGACTCATtgaatttttttagaagaaatataaagTGGAGACGGAAATCGAGAACTGGATCCAGAAGTATGATATGGAGATGGGTGAGAAGCAGGTATTTGTGCTGCAATCAGTTTCTCAGGTGCATTGCCCATGATCCTCTAGGAATGGTCCATAGTCTGTGCCAAGCTCTGGGCCTCCCCAGACAggcttccctgcccccttccttaGGCCCCAGGTTTGTCTGGCCTGGGGCAGTGAAGGGagagatggaaaaggaaggagCCCGAAGCTGGAAGCTACTAAGTGCTTGTCGCTAGGCCCAACGATCTTGGCTCCATCTAGTGTCCACATCCCATACTCTCGGTCCCTTCCGCGCTCAGCTCCTGACAGCCGCACAGCCGGGGCTCCCTCCCCGCAGACTCAGGATGAACTTGCCTCCCCTACTTCACTCAGTCACCCAGAAAGTTTCCACTGTGGGCCTGAACTGTGCCACGTGCTGGGATAGCGCAGTGAAGATGGTCCCCATTATCACCTGGAGGCTCTACTCTAGTGTCACCTGTCAGCTGGGGGACCTGAAGCAAGGGGCTTGACCTTTCCGAGCCTGCTTCCGCCTGTGATCACCAGAGGCAGTAAGGAGCGTGCTGGGACCATGACGGGGATGCGGTGAGGCAGCTTTGTCACAAATGCTTGCACCCAGCACGGGATCTGGCCTGGAGGAAGTGCTGAGGGAATGGTGGCCTGGAAAACGGGGCGCCTTCAAGCCCACCCCGCCGCCCCACAGCTTTGTGACAACACTGGGGCCCATGGTCCCGGCTTCAGGGCCGGGAAGGTTTGGCAAGCACTGGGGATGACATCAGCCTCTGAGTGGTCCCAAGTCAGGGGAAGGGCAAGTCGGGGTCTTGCTGTCTCTGATCATGAGTGCCAGGGAGGAGGGACTTCAGAGGCCGTGCTCTTGTTTCTCTGGACCCAATGAGGGTGGTGGGTTCCTCGTCAGCAGAGACCGAGTCTACTCAGCTGTTTGCTTCTGGCAGATGCTTGGTAAGtgagtggaagggagagagggagataggtGTAAATTGCAGCAGGGGGCAATAGTTGGACATAAGGAAGAACTTGTTACTCAGTCACCTGAGGAAGTTCCACTCTGTGTATCTTTGTGAGACACACAGCTTTAGTGACAggagctgcatttttttttttaaagatttatttatttatttgagaaagagagagagcgtgagtgaggggaggggcagagggagagggagagagagaatcccaagcagactctccgctgagcgcagagcctgacgcggggctcgatctcacgaccctgagatcatgacctgagctgaaatcaagagttggacgcttaaccgactgagccaccaggcgcccccgagCTTGCATGTTTCTGTCCCCACTATATGTCTGGCACCACATCCAGCACATTGTGTCCACCCCATCATTTCATCCTGTAGAAAGCTCCCACCCACTTCCTGGGTTTGGAATCGTCCCCATGTCTGAGAGGACAAATGAAGCCCCATCAGGGCACAGCCAAGCTGGGATGCGAAACCCAGTCTGCCCAACCCACCGGCCTGggttctctccttcttcctgagATGATTTTAGTCAGGTCCCACCTCAAGTGGGGATGGACCACATCACCTCTCCTGTTCTCATCCGGGCCTCGGATGCAGAAAGGCTTAGTGCAGATGGCGCTGTTGGGGCGGAAGCCCCTTTGGGATGGGGTGAGGGCGCATGCGGGGGAGGGTGGCAGGTGGCGCCCTATGCTTGGTGATCCCCACCCCCTGACCCTCATCCCAGGAAGAGTACGAGGAGCTTGACATCATCCATAAGGAGGAGAAGGTCCAGCTGCAGGAGCTGAAGCAGAAGCACAACGTACTAGTGGAGGAGTTCTCCCAGATCCAGGCCGAGCGGGAGGTCAATGCCAAGAAGAGAACAGAGGCTGAGCAGGAGATGCTGCGCATGGTGCGGGCTGCCACAGTCATCCAGGCTTTGTGGAAGGGCTACCTGGTCCGCTCCATGCTCAGGTCCAGGAAGAAGAAGCGGAGCAAGAGCAAAGGGAGGGTCAAGGAGAAGGTCAAGGGGAAGGGCAAGGgcaaggccaaggccaaggccaagaAATGAGTCCCCCCCTGGGGGACCTGCTCCTGGCCTGTGCCACCGCACCGCTCACTTCCCAGAGAGCAGGCCAGGAGGCCACAAGGAGGGGGAGCCTTGCCATTCCTGGCTTGAACGGTTTTTCAAAGTTAAAAGCCATTTTAAACCACATCCTATAAATAAACGTCACTTTACCAGCGCAGTTGACTGTTTGTGTCACCGTACATGCCGATGCCTTTCCCATGGGGAGAGCACGCAGGCCTGTCAGCACAGagctattccttccttcctttagcctcagcgggaagccagaCCGCGGGCCGCAGCCTTCTTGGCCCCAGACTCCGGGCCGTGGCTGCAGTGGACATACCAGCCACCGGGGCAGCGGGCTGTGCTCACAGCTGCCTgcaggaggttggggggggggcgggggggcgggggggcacagGGCGGGCAGGCAGAGAACTCCAGGAGGATCAGGTTTTCAGGTCAGGGGCTGTCCTAGAGAAATCCAGCCTTCTGCTTTTTTGGGAAACATCTCATCCAGATACCCCGGGGTCCGCCCGTCTTCGAGAGCCGAGCGGCAGACACTTTTAGATGGCAGACACTGCAGcttgccccactccccaccactcccagcTGCCTTCCAAACACACGGCCTGTGCCAGTTGCCCCAGTACCATCACACTTGGGCTGTTGCCCTCTTTAGTGTACTCAGGAGGAGAGGCATTTCTGGTTCGTCTATTATAACAGGGTGAGGAGATAAAGGCAGAGGAGAGCTGGGTGTCTCCGGTGAAACCAAGGAGGAAACTAATTCTCTGTGAAATTCTAGTTTAAACATCCTACATATGTACAAAGTGTTTGTGCCAAGAGTGCGGCTGGCTTGCTTTGCTCACGGCCCACCTGACCCCAGTAAGCATCTGCATGGGTGCCCCTGGTCCCGGCCACCGCTGGTCCCTCCCAGACTGCTCCCCCCACACGTCCGCTCTCCCCCTCCTGGAGGTGGAGGTACAGAACCAATGATGTGGCTTCCAACTGGGCTCTCTAGAATCCCAGTGCTTCCTGGAGGCGCATTGGAGGGAAGTGGGGACACAAAGAGGCCAAAGCCTACCCCCCCACCAAATCCAGCAGGATCCTGGGATTCTGGGTATAACTCCATCTGAGCAGAATAAGTGACCTGACCCAGGGTGGTGCAGAGCGCCAGAGAGCAGGGCGCTCCCGGACCGCTTACGCCTCTCTCTGTCCTGCGTGCTCTCCAGACGCCATGTGTAACTTTCTGGCCTTCTTGGACTTCTCCACTTGGCAGAGTCCTCCTCGTCACTCTGTTTTTTGGGAAAATGTGGGAAATGTAGGAGGCCCatgttctcaaacttcagttGTCAACTCGCCACAGTTATGATTTCTGCCACTTCCTCATTgtatttatctttgttatttaatTCAACTCAGGCCTATATTGGCCCTTGccctgaggaaaataaaattagtcaGTCATGGCTTTGATGAGctactgatatatttttaatatgtgaaaataaatacatgattattaaaaataaaaacatgtccacCCACGCGTCACCCAGATCCTCTGTTCCCCATGGTCAGTTCACTGTGCCTGTTCACTGTTCCAGACTCAGCTGGAAGCTTGAAGGAGCAGGAAGCTTGGCTTGAAGAAGGGACCCTCCAGGTTGGCGATCGTGCCATTTATTCACACTTGGCAACAAGACGATGCTGTGGGAGTGATGGGGGAGTGGTGGGCCCCTCCCAGGGGCACCCCTGGGTTGGCACTCACTCAGCCTGTGGCTATAGCAAGACTGGAACAGGCATCTCAAGGGGGAGCCGTCAAATCCCCATCATGGAGTAAAAGGTAGGAAGAAACTGGTGGATGTCAGCATAAAGGGGGGCACCGCCCACTCTTGCTATGTCTGCCCCCCTGAGCGCTTCTCCAATGCCTCATGGTTACCTGGGAGACTCAGAAACTGGGCCCCTCACCGTGACCCCATGGGCAAACCTGACGAGAGGATCAAGAAACTCATTTCCAAGGGGGCTTTGGTTTCTGGGTGGCCCCACCTTGTTGGGGGGTGGCTGGCACTGAAATACGAACCGAGCGAGCCCTGGGCGTCACTAGGGGGCTCTGGAAGGTCACCCCTGACAGGGAAGGCCTGGGATCCTGAGGCCCATAGGTGTGGGGGACACTGGCGGGTGGGCGACCAGTGCTGGGGACATTCAGGCGTGTAAGGGAATGGGAACGTTCCCGCCTCCGAGGGTGTGGAGAGTCTAACCCATCTGTGGACAGCTTCCGGGAGTCTGCCACCACCTCGGGCTCTGTCTTCGAGGGACCAGCTGGGTGAATGGCTCGCAGCGGGGTCTCCCTGGGGCGGGGCGAGTGGCTGCCCCTAGGGGTGGCTGGGGGTGTCCAGAAGAGGGCATGGAGTTTGGCAGCATCCCCCTTTGCCATCCACGGGCCCTCCCAGCTGGTGCCCTCAGGTCGGGAGCCAAATAGCGACTCATCACAGTAAGAAGGAGTGTGGCTGATCAGtctagaaaagggaagagaaatgcAGTGAGCTGGGGGAATGAACAAACCCTAAAAACCTtaagcccccaccccctgccagacACCTCCAGCAGCAGAGAGGGTTGCCTGTAGATCCCAAAGTCCCTGTCTCCCAGCCTGGCACCCACAGCGAGGCCACAGCCCTCTGGTGTCCCACCATCCCCATCTCTGTTGTTTTTCCCCTGCCAAGCAGCCAGTCCCCTGCATCCTGACCTCCCCCTTTCCCAGGTCTGGCCAATTTGCATATTCCATCTTCCTGGCCACACTGATTGGCTTGGGAAAGGCCGTATGACCCATCCTGTCCAATGAGCGCCTGCCTTAGGACCCTTGTTGAAACTAccaggaaaggggcgcctgggtggctcagtcgttaagcgtctgccttcagctcaggtcatgatctcagggtcctgggatcgagccccacatcaggctccctgctccgcggcaagcctgcttctccctctcccactccccctgcttgtgttccctctctctctgtatctctctctgtcaaaacaaataaataaaatcttaaaaaaattaaaaaaaaaaaaaaaagaaactaccagGAAAGATGTGGTCTGCCAACTGGCCTTGAGAAGCCAGCAGGATAGAAGGGCAAAGCAGCTGGTGGCTGGCTCGGATGCGACGTGGCGGGGCAAGCTGTGCTAAGAGGGAGACAGGATCCAACAACAGTTTGAGCCCCTAATAAACAAGCCCTAAACATCCTTTTTCCGCTAAAGCCACTTTGGGTAAGTCCTCCACGTCACTTGCATGTAGGAGTCCCAATAAGTATAACCTTAATCTTTACaggtctttactttttttttttttacccccaatTCTCCTTCTCCCTAGTGGCCTTGTCAGACGAACCCTCTGCAGTCCTGTGGCCCGTCCCACTGTATTTGAAATGACACAGTGCCTGGCCTCAAGAGGGCGCTCAGTTTGAACTTGTGTTAGAACGCTGACCTGGCCTCATCACCAgagaagctttttaaattttgaatatttactgAGGGCTCTTCATGTGCAGGCCCAGAACTCAGCACGTCACGTGCATCATCTCGTTATCTCTCACAAACATGCACAGGAGGGAGATGTgataatcccattttacaaacaagaCAAGGAGGCATGGGGAGGGGAAGGCCCCCCGTAACGAGGAGGGTATAGAGACAAGATTCAAATCCGAGGGCCCAAGCTCCGGGATCAGCATTTCAGATATAAGTGACTTCTAGGCTTCTCACCTTTAATTAGATTCActcagcaattatttttttcctattaatctcACAAATACTCATGGCACACCTGAGGTGTCAGCTCCATGGCTTCTGGCCAGGACTGAAAGTACTTCTGTGTTCAAACTGCAAGTCTTTGAAATGTCAACTTTGTGCTGCTTCAAACCACATTTGCTTGCTGCCTATGGCCGTATGGCGCCAAAGGTTTCACTCAACAGCATCTCTCTCTTATGTACATTCTCACTTGACAACTTCTACTTGTCAGCATCCTGCACAAAATTCTGTCCTCCAGGAGAGCATGGGACACCTCCCTCGTCATGGACACCATACCTCTGTTAATGCAGCCCACACTTACTTAACATTAGCGTTTTCAGCTACGTTGCAGGTGTCAGTGCTGCTAATGTCAACCTGACCCTACCTTACAGCCCCTAAATCAGATGCACGGCGCTCAAGCTGGCATAATAACAACGGAGCCTTGCTTTTCTCGCATTGAATTTTATCTCCTTAAATAGGCACCATTCCCATTTTCACTTCTCTCTACCAACCTATGCCTCTCCTGGCTCAGAATGGACCCTAAATACGATTGGCTAATTGTTACGGATTGAACTACGTCCTCCCAAAATTCACACTGAATTTTAAAGACATAACTAGgcttaaatgaggtcataaaggtgggtTCTAAAGcaacaggactggtgtccttataagaaggggggAGACACCAGGAATGCACATGctcacagagaaaaggccatgcgAGAACAGGGCGAGGGGGTAGCtgtctgtaagccaaggagaggCTTCAGCTTGCTAGCTCCCAGAActtggacttttagcctccagaactgtgagaaaactaatttctgttgtttaagctccccagtctatggtattttattatgacaGCTGTAAATGACTAATATTCCAGTCTTCTGTGTTTTTGTCCAAACCACCGATAACAATAAACAAGATAGAGCCCTGTGGCCCACCACTAGATACCTCCCTCCATGCTGGTATCAACctgaaataatccaaataatctcatttattaatttacaatAATAACTATTAGCATCAACTCCTGTTTTTCTAGCTTGTTCGTGAAAAGGCAGCAAAAACCACTTCTGAAACGACTTGCTAAAACTGGGACCCACCACATCTATGTCATTTCATGGATCAACCACATTAATATTCTTATGCAAActgctctgtgatcttgggtaaaTCACCTGACCACCCTGGGCCTCACTTGCTTGGTCTGTGGCGTTTGGAAATGGGTGTTCAACCATTGTCACTATCACTTACTGAAAGCTTCCTGtcagggtattatgccaagcccTGTACACACCCCATTTCATTTCCTCTCAATAGTCCCACTAGGTCCCATTTTCCACAACAGGAAACTgtagctcagagaggtcaaggtacttgcccaaagtcacacagcatgtCAACAGCAGGGTTCTAATTGGAATCCAGGTGGCTTCATGAGTACAGGAGTGTATCTCGCCATCCCGTTACCTGTATTTGTTCTTCTTCCTTGGTGTGAGGGTTGGGGTGCTGCCCCTGGAGGAGGTGGCCTCGCAGCTCCCGTTGGCCCCTGAGGCCCGTGATGTCCCTGTGCCCACTCCACTGGTTCTGTTGGCCTTCTCCACCCAGGGTGGGTCAAAGTCTGGTGGTGTGGGCCGGGTAGCCGCAGGGCTGCCAAACAAAGACTCATCCACGTAGGACGCCCTGGCCTTGACCCGGTGGCCGCCCCGGCAACGGTGCTGAAGATGGAGGGTCTGCATCCCACTGATGGCCAGCTCCACGGGGGTCTTCACGCTGCCCATGGTTCTGTGTGATAGCAGGCATGCTTTGCCTGCCAGGTCCTGTCTCCAGGGCTCCCTGTAACAGGGGGTCAGGGTGGCACCTCTGTCATTGTTGGTGCCAGCACAGGAAGATGGGCTGTCTCTTAAGTTCCCAACCCAAGGACAAAAGGGGAGCTGCCAAACCCAGGGGACGCTTCAGAAATTTGCTCGTCTGTCTTTTGGCTGTCACAACAATAGGGAGAGGGGCGCTACtggcaaatatttaatgaataaatgtgcACTCCTAGCATACAGTGCTCAATGTTGAACGGGGGATGAAAAAGAGATGGGGCCTGTGCCTATTTTGGCACCAACGAGAAAACAGCATAGTGGGATGCGGGAGACAGGGCAGGTCCTTATATCCTGTATATGTTTACGGGGTGAATAACCAGCATTATCATATGCCTACCTTGTGCAAAAAGCTTCACAAGCATTGTTTCGTGTAATCCTCTTAACAGTCCTTCGAAGTAGCTTCGGTTATGTCCATTccacagatgacaaaactgaggcttcAGAAGCCGAAGTCACACCTGTAAGTCGCACCTAATAAAGCTGAAACGGTGGAATAGAAATCTCAACCTGACAAAGGAGTGCAGAGCTTATGCACTTAACCATTCTACTACTGGCCGGTCACACCCATCCCTTCAACGGCCCCATATTCCCCGCTCCCCAAGTCAATACCCCGGTTGACGTCCGCGGTCCCTGCAATCTTGAGTTATTTTCCTACCTGAGCATCTCAGCTCCAGCATGTCGGCTGCAACCTCAGCGCCCCCTCCTCACCAGGTCTGGACTCCTCTGAAGATGCCACCGAGATCCCAGCTTATCTGCAGCCCGGACCCCGGGAAGCCCGGGAGCCCAGGCACCTCgggccgcccccacccccaccccccgccccagccgcAGCCCCGGGAACCGAGCGGAAGGAATCACGCGGCAGCCAGGCCGTAGAGACGTATGCTCGGCGCGCGCAGCCCACGGCAACCAGCgaggggcggggcggcgcggCCGGAACCATTGGCACGGGGGAGGGCACCCCGTTCCGGACGCCCCCGGAGTTTCCCCGAAGCCTCGCAGATGACCCTCTCACGTCAGTCAGCGGTGTGCCCGCGCGTGCGCGCCAATCCTCCTGGGGCTACAGAAGGGGAGGCAGCGCAGGCGGGGCCCCATAGACGCAGTGCTCCCCCCGTCCAGCCGCGCCGTTGGTACGTtcccgcaggccccgccccctccccggttCCCTGCACCGGGGCCCGCATGGCGGCCGGCACGGGCCCGGCGGCCGGACCTCGGTCCCGCGCTGCCATGGCCCAGTGGAGGAAAAAGAAGGGGCTGCGGAAGCGCCGAGGCGCGGCCTCCCAGGCCCGCAGCAGCGACTCGGAGGACGGCGAGTTTGAGATCCAGGCGGAAGATGACGCCCGGGCCCAGAAGGTAGGAGCGCGGGGCCGAGGCACACTTAGGAGCCCGGGCTCCGGCTCCGCGCATCGCCCCGcggcctcggtttccccagctGGGGAGTGGGCACGGCTGAGGGTGGGGATCGGCTGGCCGGGGGTCGGAGACAGGACCGCCAGCCTGAGCACGTGTCTCCGTGCCCGTCACGCCCCGGCTGCCGACGCTAGAGCCTCTGCATTTAGGGGCCGGGGCCTTCGGGTCTTCCTGGCCGGCTTTTGGTCGTCGGCCCTCATTGGCTACCTCCTGCCCAAGGGGCGGGTCCTAGCTCCCTTTGGTCCAATGAAAAGTGCGGGAGCCGAAGCACTGACTTCCAAGAGTTTGGGGGATTCTTGCCGGGTTGAATTAAGCGGAGGCCGGGCCCCTGGCTTGAGACAGTGACGCCCCCAAGACCCTGGTTAGCTAATAGTAAATTAAACTCGCGTTTGCTGACCGCTTAGTATGTGCCAGGATCCACGCTAAGAACTTTACAAGCCTTATCATATAATCCTCATACCAGCTCTGTGAGCTAAGTGCTGCCatctccattttccagaggaCCCCGAGGcctagagaggttaaggaacttgacCAAGACTTCACAGCTTGTGAGCggaagagccaggattcaaatctctGGTTCCAGGGCCCGTGCTGTTTCCACTACTGAGTGCCAACTATATATAAAAGGTGGAGGGTCGGGTGTGAGCACCGAGGGGGCAAAAGAGCTAAAAGCCCATTATTTCCCACAGCCCTGTGCCCagatggtgcctggcacagagtggggtTTGGGTAGGTAGATGAAAGAgtgagtgtttatttttttatttttttaagattttatttatttatttgagagagagagaatgagagggagagagcacatgagaggggggagggtcagagggcgaagcagactccccgctgagcagggagcccgatgcgggactcgatccagggactccaggatcatgacctgagccgaaggcagtcgcttaaccaactgagccacccaggcgcccaagagtgaGTGTTTAGATGAAGAGAGGGATCTACGTTCCTCCAGGTCAGGGACCAGACTGGATCTGATTATGTTTCCCCACCCCAAGGGAGCCAGTgcttggcatacagtaggtgctgtATAAACGTGGAGAAATTGCTAAAGCACAGGAGGGCAAGGTAGTAGGTGCCAAAGAAGAGCCCGCAGATATGGTCCAGACGAAGAGCTTTGCCCTGGTGCAGTCCTGTGTTCAGATGTGGCCCAACCCTGTGCTGGCTGTGGGACTTTGGGGaagttgtttaacctctctgtgccacaTCTGTAGACGGCAGACGTTTACACATGCGTACAAGACAGAGGATTATATGTGCCTCAGAGACTCATGAAAGGATTAAATTACAGTGTTCACGCATTCtactcattcagtaaatattgctGGGGCACCAGTGGATTCCAGGCACTTTGTTTTCACGTGTCTTAGAACAGGGGTTGGCAAGCTTTTCCTGTTAAGGACaggtggtaaatattttaggctttgtggggcCATATAAGGTCATTGTCTTCTTTGATGTTTTTACAGTCTTTTAAATGTATGAAATCCGTTCTTAGCTCACAGACCGCACTAGACACACTGCAGCTCTGAGCCAGACAGTTGTAGGGGGCCACAGAGGGTCACAGACGAAAGAACATAGATTCTGaagccagggttcaaatccctgctggCTGTGTGAGCGTGGACAGTTACTTcatcactctgtgcctcagtttccttctctgtaaaatggacaaaCTAATAGTCCCTACTTCACAGAGTAGCCGTGAGGATTAAAAGCGGGGTAATTTTAGATGAATGCTCAGAGCATCACCTGGCTTCGAGCGAGGGCCACAGAAGTTTTAACCATAATGATGAActagtgctccataaatgttattTCTGAGAGGAAGGGGGACAGCTCTGTGGTCTGAGAAGGCTCCCCAGAGGAGGTATCTGGGTTGGATATAGCTGTGCTAGGACAAGTGGGTCCTGGCTAGGCAGGAAGGAGGCTGCAcgagagagagcagagc
Proteins encoded in this region:
- the RITA1 gene encoding RBPJ-interacting and tubulin-associated protein 1 — encoded protein: MGSVKTPVELAISGMQTLHLQHRCRGGHRVKARASYVDESLFGSPAATRPTPPDFDPPWVEKANRTSGVGTGTSRASGANGSCEATSSRGSTPTLTPRKKNKYRLISHTPSYCDESLFGSRPEGTSWEGPWMAKGDAAKLHALFWTPPATPRGSHSPRPRETPLRAIHPAGPSKTEPEVVADSRKLSTDGLDSPHPRRRERSHSLTRLNVPSTGRPPASVPHTYGPQDPRPSLSGVTFQSPLVTPRARSVRISVPATPQQGGATQKPKPPWK